One Gossypium hirsutum isolate 1008001.06 chromosome A08, Gossypium_hirsutum_v2.1, whole genome shotgun sequence genomic window, TTGCTTCTAATATTATATAGTAGGGACAAATTCTATCTTGATCACTCACatcactacatagattgtggcacACCCAACACCAATCTTAATATTACAACCATTTACGGAAGACGTTTAACTGTGTCAAAAAATACGACTCACGATATTGGAAAAATGACaatctcaagtctaaggatcatacATACAATTATCACTATGAGAGacgttgtgactattacataataatccaaaaaaaaacattttcatgGTGGGTTAATCCattatattattcttttaacaTATACTTATGTGTTGAGTTAATATCACATATTTATAACAACACTTATCATCAATTAAACACATATTAgtcttaatatattattattgttcatgtCCACAATAATACTTTgactaaaaacatttaaaaatggtCATATCATGTTTTGAACATTATCATTatacaatttatttaaacataaaaataaatgcaaaaaacATTAATTACAATACCTTTATAAATACGCTAGGTAAAAGTATGATATTACAATTATCATATGATTGGTCCTTAGTATATTCCTATCACACTCTCTCATTAAAATGTAAATTGATAAACAATCCAATTTATGCACAAATCTTAAGGAACAAATAGAAGTGTTTTCTCTCATACACATATAACCTAAACAAGTGGTAAGATCTTGTTATCATGAAACCTCTTAAcgctcaatttttttatttataaaaacttcatattgaaaattttaatatattcctTGACTTAATTTTTGCACGAATTATCATAAACTACTAAAATCCTCAATTAAGCAATTTTTTTTGCATACGGAGACATAGGTTATCAGAATGTCTTCGTAGATTGGTTGGATGAGCGAGAATCCTCTTATCCATGGAAattttatatatgtgtgtatatattgaGTGAACAAAATAGTTTGCCCCTTCCACCTTTCCAACAGAGCTcacaatatttaatattattatatgaatcACTGAAAACCATGCAAATCTTAATTCCTCAAATGCCTTTTGCTACCACaaattaatatatacatacattataAGTTTACATGTTATAGAAGGGTCGAGAAACACTGCAAAGCTGTTCAAGAATGAAGCATGCATGACCacgtatatttatataatatatattatgtttttttggCATGATATAGCTGAAAAACAAGGTGAATAAGGTCAAAGGTGTGATATGCATCAACTTTTGAGACGTATATAAAGGGTGTGAGCATTGGATAGGGTAATTTCAACCACCAAAATGAAACCATATGCACCAAATTCTTGCCTGCATTTTGTTTTTTGGTCGAAATTTTGAATGGAACAATATCCTCACTTGCCCTTTCTCTGACAGATTGGCTGCTTTGCATTGCTTATGTAACCTTGTTGAACACATGTTCTTTATGTTTCAATCACCTGTTCGATGTGGCTAAATTGCTTATGCAATGTGACAGAACTAGGGAATATTTTGAAAGGTTGTGAAATCCAAAACGTGCATTGTCATGGTTCAAAAACATGacataaataatgttaatattttaGCATTAGAGTAGAAGCTCTatagggataatataattttttacctTAAATTTGGTAACTGGGTTTGACTTTgatatttgtattttttgttattttagtaTTTGAAGTTAGCAACTAGGCCTATTTTCATTACTGAACTTGAAAAATATACAAGTTTGAAGATGTTGCATAATCTCATAGTGTcacattcaatttttttaataactggACAAGCGGTTGAATAGGTCAGGCCATCAATTCTCGATTCAACTAACTTAATCGGTTTGACCGTTgaaccaaaattaattaattaaaaataaagaaatttcaaATTGTTAAACTGACATTTTTTGTCCAGATTTtcaatttttactaatttcaaatAATTTCCAAGTTAATCATTTCAAACCCTTTGCTTAAACCATTATATTGATCAATTCTTGGTTCGTCTAATCTGATTATATTCTAATAAAATTGGTTACATAATCAAATCTTGATAGAACCCAAATTTTAAGAATAAACATgaatttaattaacaattttaatgATCAAAGtagataaaaaatacaaataccaAAATATTCCCAAGTTCAGGCGCCAAAGTCAtattatcccaacattttatccAAAAATCGGGTGTAAATATTTGTCATTCAAAAGGGTTTGCATGTTCCTTGTTTGgtttttctaatatatatatatatacatttaatgtGATATTGTAACTCGtaatataaaatcaatttaaatcacttatattaattttaatttaataatttatcaccATCCAATTCACCGATAATGCAAATAAGATTATACCTTATTAAtacactaaatataaattttattttaaattaatcctAGTCGACTTTTGTTCATTGCGCATcaaaaaactttttttaataaaataataaatagggtaaactacaaaatagttacttttatttgcctcaaattacattttaatcatttatgtttgaaatactacgttttagtcacttacgttatcgttttattACGAAGTAGTCACTCTGTCGTTAAGctccattacctccctaacggcaatcctacgtggcagtccaaatgagttttaaatgtcaacttagaTATCCAACTgggatgaaaataattttttttagtcaaaatgaaaaaaaaattaaaagaaaaaggagacgaatgatttttcttttccagttcaaggtgtaattaatttaaaatttttaattaattaaatttatttaataaaaaaattattctcgtCTCCTTTTGGCATCCAAGTTGGCGTTCAAAACTCATTTAGACTACCACGTAGGAATGTCATTAGGGAAGTAACGGAGCTTAATGACAGAGTGACCAatttgtaacaaaacgataacgtaagtgactaaaatgtaatatttcaaacataagtgactaaaatgtaatatttcaaacataagtgactaaaatgtaatttgagacaaacaaaagtggctatttttgtagtttaccctaataaatattattatgaaaatgtttttatttttatataaaatttataaaatcaattttGACTTAATAATTTCTTTACTCTCTTTACCTTTCTTAATAATAGTAGAAAgatgttgattgagtcttaatttgattggCATGGGTATTCTTATCAATACAGGAAGATGTGAGTTCAAATGTATTGAAGCATATTATCCTCCTTTTTATGGTGGTAATGAATTACATGagtattttttttcctaaaaattcttgcaatatttttttaaacacaaAAACCTTATTATATTTGTTAAAACTTGTTTGAAgtagtaattaaattttttgcCTAGCATTTACATATTCAAAATTTGTCATCCCTTTCCTCTAATGATTgaaaaaaatttactattttttcgGCATTATGCGTATTTATatctatgttttaattatttttttaatatcatctataaaaaatagaaatatgaaTATCCTATTAAGTGGATGTATTTTGATAATAATGATAGattgttatgatttgattaatgtAGTGACTAACAATTAATCAGTTTTACAACAAGTGTTGGGTTTTAATGAAATAATTCAagttaaaaccctaaaaatgatatttttgagaaaaataatcacgaattaaaaaaaaatcattaaagaaagaaagagaaattaATGAGCTTCAAAATCATTGTTGTAAGAGGAGAATGACTATTCATATAGTGATTATGCGGAAAGCTATAGGTGTGGGAGATTCTATCTTCCCCCATTCCCTTTTCTTAAAGAAATGTCTTGCCTCTTCTTGCTAAGATAGGGAAATATTTATAGCTTTAAGTTGGTTACTTAGACATGTGTTAAGATCTTGGCCTTGTAGGTCGTTTTGGAAGGTATGGGTAGCCTCCTAGCTAAGTGTTGATCGGACTTGATTACCTTAATAATTAGACTCGGTGAAGATTCACGTATTACCATGCAAAAGATGGATATGACTCCTTAATTTGTCGAAATGTGCCAAAATTGAAATTCTAAGTGTCAAACATgtaagagaggcaagaggcaagaggcaagaggcaagtgaCAAGAACTATGTTGGACAAGATCCCTTGATATAGCAAGGCATTAAAGATTAGTAAAATTATGCTTGATTCATATGAATAAGAAACATGTAACACATATTTATGGAATAAAAatatgattcaattcaatttaagcaaccacaactttttaattttaaaaaaatatttaaacatcacGAATCATTtcgattttccattttttaaattttttcttgacttacatgaatataaaatatgatactCCATATAAATATAAGAACATTAAGTTATCCAACACTCAATAATTTAATCGAATGATAAAGTTAAAAAGATAAACTTCCtattgtattaaaataaattatgtcatatttgtataactgagaagaaaatgaaaaagaatgcaataaaaaataaaattaattatttttatctttaacgTTACTTCTCTTATACTAAATATTTatctgaaaaaaataaattgcataCAATTTATATTTCCTCGTTTCccactgttttttttttcatcttatttttctttgatattAGAAAAGCCCAATTCACCAAAAGCCGAAGAAAATCATAGGAATGGACCTTAACCAAAAAAAGGTCGGTATGCTCACAAAAGGTCTAATTCTAAATTTTATCCTTCTACTTtgctaaaactaaaaatattatcCTTCTActtcaatttatcaaaaattgACATTCTTACTTTACAAAAACTAAGAACTTAATCCAATTGTGAGTAAAAACATAAATTTGAACagttgatttttattaattttttgcaTATAATTTGTTAATTCATTGTAATTGATTTTCTAGTTAAGGTTTAACAGTATTACTAATTGGGTTAATTTCTCAATTTCCATCAAGTACGAGGATCAAATTTTGACAAATCAAAGTAGATAGAACAACTTTTCGATTTTCATAAAGTAAAGAAATAAAATCCATAATTAAATCTTCGAATAAATGAATAAAAGGTCTCgttcttattttcttttccttctattgcgttaaaatttatgatttaattactTTAGTTTAGTTTGACACAATGTGGTTATcgtattttataatgttattaaagcATTCACAATATTAATCaatattgtaaaaattgaatttaCAATCGAATTGTTTATACAGTCAATTCTAAATTCAACTGTTGAACTGttaattcaataacaattaaataaaaatattaaaaatatatataaattgatttagTCAATTGAACCACTAGTgttttttctctcaattttttatttataacaaGTTCAGAATGGTTTGCTCTATATTCAATTTTATGTCATTGGTTCTTGATTTAATAAGTTCAATTAAACAGTTCGatcaaattttgatattaatatGGTTAACTATTCTACTAAATTGTTGatgtaaaacttttaaaaaaaataatttatagatGAACCAATTATTCAagactatttaaaaaaaaattcagtcaAACAActtaatctaatataaatttacaCGTAAGTTGAATGCTTAAAGATAATTTTAGAGAAATTTCACATTCACACTTGAGCTAGATTAGTTACAAGTGTTGgcaattttggactaaataaaaacattataaaattaaaaagattaaattatatcaaattaaaatagaatgattaaatttcaaattttaccaTAATAAAGGACTAAAACTATAATTTCACCCAAagttaataaaaacaaaataaagaccAAGACTTTAGTTGACcaaattaattgagaaaaatgggaattgaaggaaaaaaaaagcaaCGAACCCTGGCAAATGGGGAAAAGGggggaaattttgatttttgagagCGAATTTCCTTAAAAATTTGAAGGAAATGCGATTGCGTTGCTGGTGGGAGTGGCCGTCCGATGAGAGATCGGCGAAGGAGGACCACCGCCGTTAATGGGAATTGTCGAGTTACAAATGACTTGGCAGCCGAGTCTACTCAGTGAAAAACGGAAGAAAGGCCCTCCTTTAGGCTTAAGAAACCTCGGCAACTCTTGTTACCTCAACAGCGTCCTTCAGTGCCTCACCTACACTCCGCCGCTCGCCAATTTCTGTCTCCGTTCCCAACACTCCTCCTCTTGCGACGCCTCCGCCTCTAAGAAACCCCGAGACTGTCCTTTCTGTATCCTCGAAGCGTGGATTACACGCTCCTTAACCCTCGATCTCACCCTCGACGCTCCTTCCAAGATCCAAAGCTGCCTTAAAATCTTCGCCGAGCACTTCCGGTTCGGTCTACAAGAGGACGCGCATGAGTTCTTGCGGTACGTTATCGATGCTTGCCATAACACGTGTCTGCGTTTAAAGAAGTTGCGGCTAAAGGGAAGTGAAGgaggaggaagagaagaagctgTCAATGACAATACCGTAGTTAAGGAGATATTTGGGGGTGCTTTGCAAAGCCAGGTTAAGTGTTTGGGGTGTGGTGGGGAGTCAAATAAGGTTGATGAGATTATGGATATTAGCCTTGATATTTTGAATAGTGGTTCACTTAAGGAAGCTATGCATAAGTTCTTTCAGCCTGAAGTTTTGGATGGGAATAATAAGTACAAGTGTGAGAAGTAAGTTCAAATTCAGTTCAAATTCCAACTTGCTTAAATTCTTGGTTTTATTTGTTTGGGTATCATTTTGATGTTGCTTTTGCTTTCAACATAGACTAATTAATTACAGACAATGTTTGTGAAGAATCAATGTGGTAAAAAGGAAATGAAACTAGTATATCGATGTAGTAGTCAACTGAACCACGGGTGGAGTGACAAAGGACTTGATACCCGGGTTGGATCCTAAACAATTCCTACCCCTACCCCTATCCCTTTCCCtttaccaaatatatatatatcgaagTAGTAAAAGTAGCAATCAAAGGGAGCAATATTTGTTTAGCTAGTGTCTTGGTTGCTTTTATTACATGCTTGTACTTTCAGAAGCAAAAAGAACCAAGGAACAACTAAAAAGCTAGCAGTATGGGTTTTCTAGACATCGCAATATATGGTTTTAGTTTTGTGTAGCATAAATATTTTAGGTTTGGTATTATTCCTATaggcttttgttttttttatctgTTATGGTTTtgtatttttcatcatttttactATATAAGCCTTTTTAGGAAGAAAAAAATTGCTAATGCAAGAGTGACCCTGGCAGAGTGTGATTGGCACATTTTATTTTGGCTTATTGTGTTTTGAATGAGAAACTTATGGATTTTTAGTTGTAAGAAATTGATGGCAGCAAGGAAGCAACTGTCTATACGTCAAGCACCTAATATCCTTGTGGTTCAACTGAAGGTATGGCATGTTTTTAAAATCTTAGTCTTGGTTTTCATTGCCaatattataattgtttaagttagtttttcttttattgtttcttGGATTAATGGAGTGGTTTTTGGATTGTTATGGCAGAGATTTGAGGGAATCTTTGGTGGGAAGATTAATAGGCCTGTCACATTCGAAGAAGTTTTGGTTCTTTCAAGCTTCATGTGCAAAGCTAGCCAGGTGTGTTAAGCTGTTTCTTCTACATTTGCCGCATTCTGTTAATTCTATCATCTAAGTTTAACTGTGACTAATAAAGATGTGTGTAGTTGCAAGTTAACTAATGATACCTCTCTAGAAGGTGGTATAAGTGATTTCCTAAAAAATAATGTACATTGCTGGGACATTGAGCTCTAatcttcaaatataaaatattttgtcaTTTCATTTGTCCAAATAGCCTGAATATCAATATGGAATGGTGGAATGTTGGACTTTAAACACGTTCTAATCCCCATGATTGTTTGATTTGCGATGGAGTCAACTATAGAAATGAAAACTCTGAGTGTCAACACTAACTTGTAATGGACTAAACTATTGTCAAGCACTTCTTGTTCTTCTTGCCAGTTTTAGTCATCTGTTAAGTGTGATTCTTGATAGGTTATCTTTTAAAAATCTACTGAAAAAATGGATAATGGAGTTTACCCAATTAATATAGTGTAGACTTTAATCTGCAAGAAGAGAATATTAAAACTCCTTTCAGATTAAGGAGATATTTGCCTGGTTACCTTGGGATGTATAGATTTTTAGAAGTGGAAGAAATAGCTTCAAATACATTTTAGAGGTTGCCAACTGCAATTGGCACACTGCTGCTAGAATCCACCAGTGGCTAGAAAGAATGCTAATGGATTCTCTACAATTTAGAAGGAATTTTGATGGGTATAGTGCACTTAGCTTATTATGGAAATGTGCCTTTTATTTCAGGGTAAAAGATTCTCAATATAGTATTAGGGATTACTGCTCTCTTTTTATAAGTAGTAAAGCTTGTAGGGAGTGCTTGAGTGGGGCACATGTGTAGGGGGTATATTGGGTACACAACGTAAGACTctgaataaatagaaaaaatgtTGGTTGAAGAAACACTGAAGGAACCGACATCTAAAATAATCTGGAGAAACTGAGCTTGCATAGGAGAGCAAAACTAGGAAAATAAATGTCTTAAATGTAAGATTATGTCTCTACTACCCCATTAGCACTGCTAAAGTAAGCAAAACAGTCCCATTCTTCTACACCTTTACTTGACAAGTCTCTCCAGCTCTAGCAGTTTTACCCAATAGAATTTGACACACTTGAGCATTTTCTTTGTTATCCCATACAAAATGATGGGTTATACTTGTTCTGTGCCATATATCATCTAtcccctcttttcttttctttttttttgtaattttgttgttattttcaaTGCAGGATCCACGGCCAGAGTATAGTCTATTTGGTACTATTGTCCACTCAGGGTCCTCACCAGAATCTGGACACTATTATGCATATATCAAGGTGCTTATGTTATCATGTTTCTTCCACCTTATATGTATTCTTCAAGGCACTCTTGAATTATTTGCTGATATTTGTTTTCTGTTCGTAAAGGATGCAATGGGCAGGTGGTATTGTTGCAATGACTCCTTTGTCTCACTTTCAACCCTGCAGGAGGTCTTGTCAGAGAAGGtttatattcttttcttttctcgtACTAACCAAAGGCCTGGGTCTTTGAGCACTTCATTTTCTTCCAATGGAGCTAAACCACATGTTTCTAACGGAAGTGAGACATCCAAAGTCTTGAAAGCTGTCCAATTGAAACCGGTCCAAACAAAACCTTTTGTTGAGCAATTTTCACAGAATGATAAGGTTGGGAAACAGTCTTCAACCCCACGGGTGAAATTCAACATTTCTGAAAAACCTGTTCCCAAAAAGCTTCCAATTACGGTTAATGGAAAAATTGACTTCCATAAGACTCAAAACATCACCGTGAATGGAGTTTCAAAGGATTCAATTCATGTGGACAAGAATAAGAAAGatatgttgccattgatgaacagGAATGTTATTGACAAGAGCAGAAAAGTTGATACTGCTGGTAGTGAAAAAAGCCAACCATTTGCATTGACAAATGGAAATTCTATGAAATCAGATCCTTTTGTAGTTAATGGTAGCAGTAGGATGGCAGTTGGAGTGGAGGTTAATAATGCTCATTTTGATGCCTGTGATAACTCAAAGCAAAAGAAATCAGAAGATTCATCTGATATCTTAGAAGCAAAGCAAAAATTAGAAGATTCTTGTGATATCTTAGGGCCACATAGAAAATCTGAAGATTTCTGTAATGTTTTAGGGTCAAAGAGAAAATGGAACGGTTCCTTTAATTTCTCAGGGCTAAAGAGAAAACCGGAAGCCTCTTGTGATATTTTGGGGCCAAATATAAAACCAAAGGACTCTTCTGGTAACACAAGTCTAATGACAAAACTAAAAGACTCCTGTGTTAACTCGGAGCCAAATGAAAAATTTAGAGATTGCTGTGATTACTCAGCGCTTAAGAAAATAGAAGACTCCTGTGATTTATCCATGCTGGCAGGAAAGTCCTGTCTTTTGCTTTCCCAAGATGTTCGATCTCGTGCAGAAGTGGGAAACATGAAAGAAATGTAAGCTGCAATCTATCTCAATTGCTTTGGTGGtataatatacattttttttactcACTAAGTGCAGCATATTAGTTGTTTGCGATTATGCGGTTCTGTTAATTTTAATAGCATTGTCTTTTATGATTGTCCAGTTCCAAAATCTCTCTCAATTTGGAGATCAGTTAGAAGTCACTGTGTTCGAAGTCACCTGGCAATTTGTGTTTTCACTTTTGACATATTGATGATTTGTGTTTCCTAGATCTTGGCGTGTTTTTGTATTTGTGTTGTGTTTGTGTTTCATAATgtgttttagttattttcttcCATGTCATGTTAATTTTATGTTCAGTAATCGCAGGTCTACTTGCTGCTGTTAACCTGCACTGATGAGCAAGTTGCATTTGGAATTAGTCGCAGTGtgaaagaaccaaaaaaaaaaaagcttgttAACTTGATTATATTATTGATGTATGCATAAAAACAGTTTTGTTTTCTTGTTTGCTGTACAGCATCAGACAATAGTTAGCAGGGCTTAGAAAATTGAATCCTTACTGGCATGAATATTTTAGTTACATACAATTTCTTTATAGTTCAGCTTTTATACTTGTGTTTAACTAGTGAAAAATTGGTTTTTTATTGCTTTAACATCATCTTTGTTATTTTGGCATGCTTTTAATTTTCAATGCAATATTTACCAGGTTGAAAAAAGAAGCTTCTTCAGTTTTGCGATCCTGTGGCTGGTACTATAATGTttacaatttcatgaatttgaagAAGCAGTCATATGCGCTGGAGATTGGAAACACCCTGAGTGGCAATGATTTAGAGTAAGTCTTTGTTGAACTGTTATGTAACGCGTCCATGTATGGGTAATTTAATTTCTATGTTTACTTTGCATGC contains:
- the LOC107909171 gene encoding ubiquitin carboxyl-terminal hydrolase 25, producing the protein MGIVELQMTWQPSLLSEKRKKGPPLGLRNLGNSCYLNSVLQCLTYTPPLANFCLRSQHSSSCDASASKKPRDCPFCILEAWITRSLTLDLTLDAPSKIQSCLKIFAEHFRFGLQEDAHEFLRYVIDACHNTCLRLKKLRLKGSEGGGREEAVNDNTVVKEIFGGALQSQVKCLGCGGESNKVDEIMDISLDILNSGSLKEAMHKFFQPEVLDGNNKYKCENCKKLMAARKQLSIRQAPNILVVQLKRFEGIFGGKINRPVTFEEVLVLSSFMCKASQDPRPEYSLFGTIVHSGSSPESGHYYAYIKDAMGRWYCCNDSFVSLSTLQEVLSEKVYILFFSRTNQRPGSLSTSFSSNGAKPHVSNGSETSKVLKAVQLKPVQTKPFVEQFSQNDKVGKQSSTPRVKFNISEKPVPKKLPITVNGKIDFHKTQNITVNGVSKDSIHVDKNKKDMLPLMNRNVIDKSRKVDTAGSEKSQPFALTNGNSMKSDPFVVNGSSRMAVGVEVNNAHFDACDNSKQKKSEDSSDILEAKQKLEDSCDILGPHRKSEDFCNVLGSKRKWNGSFNFSGLKRKPEASCDILGPNIKPKDSSGNTSLMTKLKDSCVNSEPNEKFRDCCDYSALKKIEDSCDLSMLAGKSCLLLSQDVRSRAEVGNMKEMLKKEASSVLRSCGWYYNVYNFMNLKKQSYALEIGNTLSGNDLEKKLIADAKASFIRQIPKPLKEELIKRIQSFSRRTQEHPIP